In Suncus etruscus isolate mSunEtr1 chromosome 2, mSunEtr1.pri.cur, whole genome shotgun sequence, the genomic stretch gatgctgtggGTAGAGTCCagataagctgtgtgcaaggcaagtgccaactgtacaatcactcctgcctcagattttcttctttttagaaaCTGAATTATATACTAGAAGGAATTCTTAGACACATAAAATTCCACTTAgctaaaatcaatttaaaataaaattaattaaaaattaattaaaaaacttaataCCAAAGTAACACATTTTCTAAAGCAAGGTGAATGttgattaaaatgttttatatgtttgttagcaaaacaataaatttatagacAAATAGGTTACCCATGCCTTTTTTAGGGAAGTTGAGAAGTGAACTTTAGCTCTCATTCATATTTTATGGACACTGTTAAATCCTGAAGATTTTCCTTAGAGCAGCCTTCATCTCCTTGTTCCTGAGGCTATATATTAAAGGATTAAGGAGAGGGGTTATCacagaataaaatatagtaataattttttgcttttctacAGGGTGCCCTGATCCAGTGCCGATATACATTATCATAACTGATCCAAAAAACAGGATGACCACTGCCAGATGAGAAGCACAAGTGGAAAAAGCTTTGTGTTTGCTGGCTGTCGAGGGCATTCTTAGCACAGACAGAATCACTAGAGTATAGGAGCACAGAACAAAGAGAAAGGTACCGATCATGGTAATAACATTGAGAGTAGAAAAAATGAATTGGGTAATGCTGTCTTCAGAACAGGCTAACATCATCAGTGGTACAGGGTCACATATAAAATGGTCAATGATATTTGGGCCACAGAAGGGCAACCGTGAGATGAGAATAACTGGAGCTAGAAAAAAGATGAAACCACCCGACCATCCCAAGATGGCAAGACCGGTGTACAGCTGTTTAGTCATAATACGCGGATAATGTAGTGGATGGCAGATGGCAAGGTACCTGTCAAAAGCCATGATGCAGAGGTAGAAAGCCTCATCACACccaaatgagaagaagaaatagaactgTGCAAAACAGCTCACGAAAGAGATAGACTTGGTGGTGGACAGGAAGTTGGCCAGCATGTTAGGGACAGTTGTGGTAACATAAACTATTTCCAGGAGAGAGAAGTTTCCCAAGAAGATGTACATAGGTGTGTGAAGGCGTCGGTCCCACCTTACAGCACAGGCAATAGTTGCATTCCCCATCAGGGTTAGGGTGTAGCTTATTGAGAAGATCCCAAAGTAGAGGAGCTGCATTTCTGGGCTAGAGGAAAAGCCAAGGAGAATAAAGTAGCTAACAGAAGTGATGATTTCTTTGCTGGACTCATTCATTTGTCTGAAAGACATAAAGATGACATTATTGCATTTTAGTGGGGATACGCAGGTTcttctaaaatttctaaatttctttagGCATTATTTATAAAGCTCAAACATAAAATTTGTAATACTTTTGAGATTATAAACATATGTATTAAtaagtaatagtaataaaaatatagaaaatgagaccaaagtgatagtacagtaggaagggcatttgccttacccaaTTGGCTTACCCAATTTTAATTCTGACATacaatatggtcacctgagcacttccaggactgatttctgtgcacagccacgaataacctctgaacatcaccaggtgtagctcagaaacaaaacaaaacaaaaccctccaaataaaccaaaaagaaaatagagaaaactgTAATTAAATACTTGTTCTGGGTTTTGGCTATTTTGCTTGTCTTTGAACTCcactcagttatgctcagggcttactcaagaATCGCTAGTGGTGGGtctgggggaactatatggagtgccaagaaTGAAACTCAGGTTAGCCTCAAGCAACTATCCACTATACTAGCTTTACAGCTCTTTGATTGTGTATTTTTGCATAAGAGTAAAATTTTACTAAGAGTATTAGGCTAAATATTAGTGTTTCATTTTGTTATTCTGAGAAATTAATTATCTTCAATTAATCTACTTACTTACTTGAATTGTTGATGCTATATTTATATCCATGTAAAGTTTTTGAATTGTAAtagatatatcttatatttttatgatttatgagATACAATAATTAAATGATATATCTAGCTACTTTTAAAGACCATGTCTAATATGATTCCTTAAGAGAGCAAAAATCTAGAAttccttcattcattttatttagtatGTTTTTGAAGTAATACTAAAGGAGATCACATCATTCTATAATATATAgtacttataatattttatatatctatgccATTATTTAGTATTAAAACAGTGTTAATAAAAAGCAACTggatacattatatattttgagAAAGAATCCTATACTTTGAATTGTTTCACTTGAACAATTTAATATACTTCCATGCTAATATAGACATTAGGCATAACTATTTAGCTCAATTGACTTTAGGACTAATAAATGATTTGAGTGTCTTGAGTGAACTTGAACCAAGTTCGGTGTGTCTGTGCGATGTAGTCTTAGTCCATGTGGCTTCCAGAATAATGGACTGacaggtaaattttattttttgcaagtaTTTTCATGCTCCTTTTATTTATAGCCCTTTTCACATATTCACTGTTACCACCTCTAGATGGATTTTAGTTATctttttacatctcatttgaaattctcacttctttttttacatttcataTGAAACactcactatttttctttttccttctaccCTAAGGTCGTTGCTAATGAATCATGACAAATTTGTTTTGTATGGCCttataattttatctattattttagacaaagtaatcttaaaaaaatctatcaaacATCTTCATTTTGAAAAGTGATCATTTAGATACAAAGGAAACAGTCATGATGTATTTGTAGCATTTATAAGATGGTTGACTTCAATTGTAAGATATTTTGTGTTGCACTTTTATGTTTTTCCCTCCTGAATATAGTTTTGCATTTTCAAAGATTAGTTAATTTAACTAGGAAGGAATTTTAAGGAATAAATCTTGAATTGTGAGTTaagaaatttctttatatttatatgtaggaAATCATAGTGATATTTCTTGGTCAGACCATGTATCTAACTATTGAAATGATACTTAAACATAAATGACTACTGTTTGTAGATTCTCAGTGATCCTGGGACCATATAAAAATGAATGCATAATCTCAGCATTGCctaaaacagtaattaaatattttaaagaaattacgtGAGTCTTTGGGAGCCAATTATTTCCCCAATATActgaatcatattttatattttaatgagttACTCTTTTGTACTTTAGACATTCCCATGATATTTTTATTCAGGACATTTCTTTCAGCCTTCtcagttaattaattttatttagaggTCATTGGGAAAAGGCTATTTCAAGTAATTATTGATACTCACCCtttttgtgtctgaatattttctGGAGACAGCATTGTCAGTTTTTAGTGAATCCTGCATATAAGAGCAACAAgcataattacaaaaaaaaaacctcaaacatgCTGAACACTATTGCCAATTATAGAATTATTAATGCACAGTGAAAACAGTTCATCAATTTAATGAAAGTTAAAGGCAAAATACAAATTTGGAAGAAATATTATTGGAAAGATCTTCCATATTCTTACTATTTTctcaagtaataaaaatatatcattctgCAGTGATTTAAATGCTAGTATATATCTTCACTCAAAACTTTAAGATTCTTTAatatgtatcattttattttttgggattgATCCATACCTGGTAGTGTGTGGAAATacttctggtagtacttgggggatAATTAAGTGCTGTGAATTAAACGGGGGTCAGtgacatgaaaggcaagcatctttacctctgtattatttttatctttttaatctttttatttctcaaaggAATATATgaattagtttaaaaatatgcTGCAGAACTCATGGAAATGAAAAGAGCATTtatatctttagttttttttaaataaaccaatATTTCACTCAAGTATTTGTTTTCTCAAGTACAAGAAGAAATTATATTAGCAAAACTTTAATAACGGACTCATATTGAACAATTTGTACTCACTTTTTGGATGAACACTAATAAAGTCAGGGATGGATGATAAATTATTACTCCAtggatcaaaaatatatataaaagaattaaaaaatattggatgGTCCAGTTTGTAATTCTTCCTGAATTGCAAAGAAGAAACACTAAAAGCCATTCTCTTATTCTTCACTTAAAAGCACATGTTTGTGGTCAAAATGAAGCCCAGATAAAAATgtttatgcacacacacacatatatatacaaattgcTTGCAACATGATCTGTATTTTGAGACTCTCACTcgcctcctcttcctttctctttttcttgttgaTTTGATGTttgttccttaaatttttttttttttacttacaaaCATCAAGGTTTATTATCCCCCAAAGAATAAGACAAaagtaaaagacttttttttctttctttagtgtcCTTGTTTTGCTGGTGGTTTCTTGGGAGTAATTAAGTGTTATAGTGTTAGAAATTGTCATAATCACCATAATAGGGGAGATCTGCTACTAGGTtccctatatttattttgaagaagaaaaatcattatttgtttaaaaatatcttttgctCATACAGTTTATTTGGTGAGTTTCTTTGAATGTAGCATAAAAAGTTGGTTTTGAACATAAGAAATATAGTTTGCTTTTCATCATTCAACATATATTTGTTGAATGCATACCATGTGCCAAATCTTTATGTCAGGTTTAACAGTATTGGAGAAATATGTCAAATAAATCTCATCTTCACAATGCTTACATTTTTTGgagagtaaagaaaaatatacataattatacaAAGTATTAGAActaaatatggagaatattaagCAAGAACTTGGGAGGAATTATCAGAACGatgaatttttttctacaaatagaaaaataaaagttgatattACAGAAAGGTGAAATTTAATTagtcataaaatgaaaaaaagctggctttttgggaaaaatatttttgcaagcaAAAAATACTAGTTAATCAATACTGATAGAGTTGAACCTGGAAAACACCAAGAAATCTTCTGCTAAAGAAACCTaaaactgagaaataaaaatgtgatatgATAGCACGTcatgtaaaaagaaacaaaggaataaaataaatgaatgtcaAACCCAAAGAGACCATGAAAACAGTGGTTTTCAGAAGCCAGAGGAGTGAGATAAATGAGTTGTTTATCAGCTATAAATTATGAACACATCTAGAGATTTAATATATAGATGTGATGACCACACTTAATATTACTTTACTGAGAACTAGAAGTATGTCAATAGTATGCTCAAGACTCAAAGAGTCCTTATTAGAAAAATATGGATAACATTTATTTTCAGGTTGGATACAGTTCAGGACGACAGATCATTCATTTGTATCTAAAGACTTAAAGAGAATGCCTGAcaattttgtgttaattttgtgttAATATGTAAGAAGTAAGACATAGTCATTCTTGGTTATATGAACAAAGAGACTTGGAAAGAAATGGGGGAGGATAACACCACAATTATTGAGCCAATAAATTAGTTAAAACACataactttgggggccagagagatagcatggaggttaaggagtttgccttgcatgcagaaggttggtggttcgaatcccggcatcccatatgatccccgaacctgccaggagcgatttctgagtttagagccagaaataacccctgagtgctgccgggtgtgatccaaacacacacacacacacacacacacacacacacacacacacacacacacacacacacacacacacacacacacacacacacacacacacaaatccagaaaaaaaaaacaaccagaaaacaACAACACATAACTTTGACTTTATCTCATATGCAGAGTTAAATTAACACAATAAGAGGGagtctattttaaaatgttctgatTTTTAACATGGTTTGAGACTCTCAAGCATGTTTTCCCAAAGTACATTTTTCAGTGTTCCTTAATTTCAGAAATGATTCTATAAGTAAATTTGTgcgtatataataaatattaaatcattttaatttcatacaatatagaaatataaacttTGACTTGTCACCAGGAAATTGAAGTTTCAGAAACTTACCAATTGAAATATTGAGTTtagaatataaaacaaagaaaaaatagcaaacataaaaaatttaaatataagacattatattatcattatatatG encodes the following:
- the LOC126001405 gene encoding olfactory receptor 11G2-like, coding for MNESSKEIITSVSYFILLGFSSSPEMQLLYFGIFSISYTLTLMGNATIACAVRWDRRLHTPMYIFLGNFSLLEIVYVTTTVPNMLANFLSTTKSISFVSCFAQFYFFFSFGCDEAFYLCIMAFDRYLAICHPLHYPRIMTKQLYTGLAILGWSGGFIFFLAPVILISRLPFCGPNIIDHFICDPVPLMMLACSEDSITQFIFSTLNVITMIGTFLFVLCSYTLVILSVLRMPSTASKHKAFSTCASHLAVVILFFGSVMIMYIGTGSGHPVEKQKIITIFYSVITPLLNPLIYSLRNKEMKAALRKIFRI